A single region of the Leptolyngbyaceae cyanobacterium genome encodes:
- a CDS encoding KamA family radical SAM protein, with the protein MNTTEAIALIKMNQSTVLDLARLTTSTREKICQIWGETYDPERWNDWRWQMRHRLSKLEHFQDFLHLSATEKRGLSIAPEKFAVAVTPHFASLLDPNDSSCPLRLQVIPRQEELVTDAADMVDPCGEDDDSVVPGLVHRYPDRVLLLALDSCAAYCRYCTRSRLVSQGEMYPMTRRLDAIVAYLEEHTEVRDVLISGGDPLLMSDEPLDNLLARLRAIPHIEFVRIGSRVPGFLPQRITPELVAILRKHRVWLSLHFCHVRELTPEVARACDLLADGGIPLGSQTVLLKGVNDSEQALKDLFHGLLKLRVRPYYLYQCDPVVGTAHLRTSVQTGIDLISQLRGHTTGYAVPTYVIDAPGGGGKVPIQADTLVTYENGQAVVRNWEGKQYTYVDPVK; encoded by the coding sequence TTGAATACTACTGAGGCGATCGCATTAATAAAAATGAATCAAAGCACCGTTCTCGATCTAGCTCGATTGACTACTTCTACACGGGAAAAAATTTGTCAAATTTGGGGAGAAACTTACGATCCGGAACGCTGGAACGACTGGCGCTGGCAAATGCGGCATCGACTCAGCAAACTAGAACATTTTCAAGATTTCCTCCATCTGAGTGCCACAGAAAAAAGAGGGTTGTCGATCGCGCCAGAAAAGTTTGCCGTCGCGGTGACTCCTCACTTCGCATCCTTACTAGATCCTAACGATTCCTCCTGTCCGTTGCGGTTGCAGGTGATCCCGCGACAGGAAGAACTGGTAACGGATGCCGCAGACATGGTAGATCCTTGCGGGGAGGATGACGATAGCGTAGTGCCGGGGTTAGTACACCGCTATCCCGATCGCGTATTATTGCTAGCTTTAGATAGTTGTGCTGCTTACTGCCGTTACTGTACTCGATCGCGTTTAGTCAGCCAAGGGGAAATGTACCCGATGACACGGCGTTTAGATGCGATCGTCGCTTACTTGGAAGAACACACCGAAGTCCGCGACGTGCTGATTTCCGGCGGCGACCCCTTGCTGATGTCCGATGAACCTTTAGATAACTTACTGGCGCGGTTGCGTGCGATTCCTCACATCGAATTCGTGCGGATCGGTTCTCGCGTACCCGGTTTCTTACCACAACGAATTACTCCGGAATTAGTTGCCATACTTCGCAAGCATCGCGTGTGGTTATCGTTGCATTTCTGTCACGTGCGGGAACTCACGCCGGAAGTTGCACGAGCGTGCGATTTGCTAGCTGATGGCGGTATTCCGTTGGGCAGTCAAACCGTTCTGCTCAAAGGCGTTAACGATTCCGAACAAGCACTCAAGGATCTATTTCACGGTTTGCTTAAACTGCGCGTGCGACCCTATTACCTCTATCAATGCGATCCGGTAGTCGGTACTGCACATTTACGGACGAGCGTGCAAACGGGTATCGATTTGATCTCCCAACTGCGGGGTCACACTACCGGGTATGCCGTGCCAACCTACGTGATCGATGCTCCTGGCGGTGGTGGCAAAGTGCCAATTCAAGCCGACACTTTAGTAACCTACGAGAACGGTCAAGCCGTGGTGCGTAACTGGGAAGGCAAACAGTACACTTATGTAGATCCAGTAAAGTAA